One window of the Ascaphus truei isolate aAscTru1 unplaced genomic scaffold, aAscTru1.hap1 HAP1_SCAFFOLD_805, whole genome shotgun sequence genome contains the following:
- the MIF4GD gene encoding MIF4G domain-containing protein: MGDAEREEYKMQSFDADTQLLLKTALKEPSSVDLEKVANVIVEQSLRDATFSKEAGKMCYTIIQVEMGKTGRSVFRSGLLNRLQREYRNREEIRARSVQEWVCYVTFICNVFDYLRVNNVPMLALVNPIYDCLIQLAQPESLCCEEEVDCLMLQLHRVGEQLETMNGQRMDELFSLLRDSFLLQGGLSSMAQLLLLEMIEFRSAGWRMTDAAHKYYYSEVSE, translated from the exons ATGGGGGACGCGGAGCGGGAGGAGTACAAGATGCAGTCGTTTGACGCGGACACGCAGCTCCTTCTGAAGACGGCTCTGAAAG AGCCCAGCAGCGTGGACTTGGAGAAAGTGGCCAACGTGATTGTGGAGCAGTCGCTGAGAGACGCCACGTTTAGCAAAGAGGCCGGAAAGATGTGTTACACCATCATCCAG GTGGAGATGGGGAAGACGGGACGCAGCGTATTTCGCAGCGGGCTCCTGAACCGGCTACAGCGCGAGTATCGGAACCGCGAGGAGATCCGAGCGCGCTCCGTGCAGGAGTGGGTGTGCTATGTCACCTTCATCTGCAATGTCTTCGACTACCtgagg gttaaTAACGTGCCCATGCTAGCTCTGGTTAACCCCATATATGACTGCCTGATCCAGCTCGCCCAGCCCGAGAGCCTGTGCTGCGAGGAGGAG GTAGACTGCCTGATGCTGCAGCTTCACCGTGTCGGCGAGCAGCTGGAGACGATGAACGGGCAGCGGATGGACGAACTGTTCTCCCTGCTGCGGGACAGCTTCCTCCTGCAGGGCGGCCTCAGCTCCATGGCTCAGCTGCTGCTCCTGGAGATGATCGAGTTCCgctccgccggctggcgcatgaCGGACGCCGCGCACAAGTATTACTACAGCGAGGTGTCCGAGTGA
- the JPT1 gene encoding jupiter microtubule associated homolog 1, protein MTTTSTFTGLDPEGRSSSRILRPPGGGSSFSLGFSDQPEQPARRHKMASNIFCIPDDVPIAAPRSQDPGALDSGMCGDSEPPVSLKRTCSMGEYGDAAEPKDEDDSTDNTEAGMEGAEGDCDPEAAASVPAAFPSRRNPPGGKSSLVLG, encoded by the exons ATGACAACCACGTCCACCTTCACCGGCCTGGACCCCGAGGGCCGCAGCAGCTCCAG GATCCTGAGACCTCCAGGCGGAGGGTCCAGCTTTTCCCTCGGGTTCAGCGACCAGCCAGAACAGCCTGCCAGACGACATAAGATGGCTTCCAACATCTTCTGCATCCCAGACGATGTCCCCATAGCAGCACCTCGCTCCCAGGACCCAG gaGCTCTGGACAGTGGCATGTGCGGGGACTCGGAACCACCCGTGTCACTGAAGAGAACGTGTTCCATGGGGGAGTATGGTGACGCTGCTGAACCAAAG GATGAAGATGACTCAACTG ACAACACCGAGGCTGGAATGGAAGGTGCAGAAGGTGACTGCGATCCTGAGGCTGCCGCGTCGGTGCCGGCTGCTTTCCCCAGCAGAAGAAACCCACCGGGCGGCAAATCCAGTCTGGTGTTGGGGTGA
- the SUMO2 gene encoding small ubiquitin-related modifier 2, protein MADEKPKEGVKTENNDHINLKVAGQDGSVVQFKIKRHTPLSKLMKAYCERQGLSMRQIRFRFDGQPINETDTPAQLEMEDEDTIDVFQQQTGGTF, encoded by the exons ATGGCGGACGAGAAGCCCAAG GAAGGAGTTAAAACCGAAAACAACGACCACATCAACCTGAAGGTGGCCGGGCAGGATGGCTCCGTGGTGCAGTTCAAGATCAAGAGGCATACGCCGCTGAGCAAGCTGATGAAGGCGTACTGCGAGCGTCAG GGCTTGTCGATGAGGCAGATCCGATTCCGGTTTGATGGCCAGCCGATCAACGAGACGGACACACCAGCACAG TTGGAGATGGAAGATGAGGATACGATTGACGTGTTTCAGCAGCAGACGGGAGGAACATTCTGA